The following proteins come from a genomic window of Pirellula staleyi DSM 6068:
- the floA gene encoding flotillin-like protein FloA (flotillin-like protein involved in membrane lipid rafts) — protein sequence MIPLFAQVAQDEIPFTAIISVIIAGMVLLFMLIAIAIFANYFRLWIQSRLTGAGIGIWDLIAMTFRKVNKDLIVQSKIMAVQAGLDDPELTPRALEAHHLAGGNVRTVVRALIAARKAKTIRLSFREATAIDLAGRNVLEAVQTSVYPKVIDCPAKGGMKDSLDAVAKNGIQLKVKARVTVRANLQQLIGGATEETIIARVGEGIVSAIGSADDHMEVLETPDRISKAVLARRLDSQTAFEIVSIDIADIDVGENVGARLRADQAEADTRVARARAEGRRAMAVAAEQEQTASIEESRAKLVNAEAEVPKAMAEAFRTGKLGVLDYYKMRNVQADTDMRKSIAGASATGGSKS from the coding sequence ATGATCCCCCTCTTTGCTCAAGTTGCTCAAGACGAAATTCCGTTCACAGCGATCATCAGTGTGATCATCGCGGGCATGGTGCTGCTGTTCATGCTGATCGCCATCGCGATCTTCGCGAACTACTTTCGGCTCTGGATTCAGTCACGACTCACCGGCGCGGGGATTGGCATTTGGGATCTCATCGCCATGACCTTCCGTAAGGTCAATAAAGATTTGATCGTGCAAAGCAAGATCATGGCGGTGCAAGCGGGGCTCGACGATCCGGAACTCACCCCCCGTGCTCTCGAAGCGCATCACCTGGCTGGCGGCAACGTACGGACAGTGGTCCGGGCACTCATTGCGGCTCGCAAAGCAAAAACGATCCGCCTCTCGTTCCGCGAAGCCACGGCCATCGATCTGGCTGGTCGTAACGTGCTCGAAGCGGTGCAAACAAGCGTCTATCCCAAAGTGATCGACTGCCCAGCCAAGGGTGGCATGAAGGACTCGCTCGACGCGGTGGCCAAGAACGGCATTCAGCTGAAAGTGAAAGCCCGAGTGACGGTGCGAGCCAACCTGCAACAGCTGATCGGTGGTGCGACGGAGGAAACGATCATCGCCCGCGTGGGTGAAGGTATTGTCTCGGCGATTGGCTCGGCCGACGATCATATGGAAGTGCTGGAGACCCCCGACCGCATCAGCAAAGCGGTGCTGGCGCGTCGGCTCGACTCGCAAACAGCGTTCGAGATTGTGTCGATCGACATTGCCGACATTGATGTGGGAGAAAACGTTGGCGCTCGTCTCCGCGCCGATCAAGCTGAAGCCGATACGCGCGTGGCACGAGCCCGCGCTGAAGGTCGCCGCGCAATGGCTGTCGCAGCCGAGCAAGAACAAACGGCGAGCATCGAAGAGAGCCGCGCGAAGCTGGTGAATGCGGAAGCGGAAGTCCCCAAGGCGATGGCCGAAGCCTTCCGCACCGGCAAACTGGGTGTGCTCGACTACTACAAAATGCGCAACGTGCAAGCCGACACCGACATGCGCAAGAGCATCGCTGGTGCAAGTGCCACCGGTGGTTCCAAGAGCTAA
- a CDS encoding phospho-sugar mutase, which translates to MTSGFDLPSVLSQLEAATTAGKITAAADKNIRVWLTEPRYADYAAEVAAHITAGKWKELDDAFWTIIPFGTGGRRGKMYPIGCNVINDRTIGESAQGLASYVLSQGIEKPSCALAYDTRHNSRRFAELCASIMVANGFMVYFLDGYRSTPELSFLVRYKKCSCGIMVTASHNPPSDNAVKVYWSSGAQVIPPHDKAIVERVMNTDEIKRVDFAQAVAEGKVILCTTEIDDAFIGNVLSQRSPGPRDLKIIYSPLHGVGESCVAPTLAGDGFTNVTIYEPHREPSGDFPNVPGHVSNPENPQVFDGPIALAKTTGADLILATDPDCDRMGCAAPLSKDPAGAWGTFNGNQLGVLLADYVCEQRKKGGGLTKEHFLVTTLVTTQMIRRIGDSYGVKTYSNLHVGFKWIAQQMDAGGPDKFLFGTEESHGFLIGQYVRDKDGAAACMLMAELAANVKASGKTMLEKLESLYWQHGYHGERLLNVTMTGSAGMDRMKALMQNFRTNPPTELGGIKVKQVRDYQSLTTLTVGGGTAALDAPKADMVILDLAEEGNYIAVRPSGTEPKVKFYMFTYVPAEQLHNLDTTRDEMSERMQAFEQDLKNYADKA; encoded by the coding sequence ATGACAAGCGGATTCGATCTACCCTCGGTTCTCTCTCAACTGGAAGCTGCCACCACCGCGGGAAAAATCACCGCCGCCGCCGATAAGAACATTCGCGTCTGGCTCACCGAGCCCCGTTATGCCGACTATGCCGCCGAAGTTGCCGCCCATATCACCGCCGGCAAATGGAAAGAGCTCGACGACGCCTTCTGGACCATCATTCCGTTCGGCACCGGTGGTCGTCGCGGCAAGATGTACCCAATCGGCTGTAACGTCATCAACGACCGTACCATCGGCGAAAGCGCGCAAGGGCTGGCCAGCTATGTCCTGTCGCAAGGGATCGAAAAACCGTCGTGCGCCCTGGCGTACGACACGCGGCACAACAGCCGACGCTTTGCCGAGCTGTGCGCTTCGATCATGGTGGCCAACGGCTTTATGGTCTACTTCCTCGACGGCTATCGCAGCACGCCGGAACTCAGCTTCCTGGTGCGCTATAAAAAGTGCAGCTGCGGCATCATGGTCACGGCCAGCCACAACCCGCCGAGCGACAACGCGGTGAAGGTCTACTGGTCGAGCGGCGCGCAAGTGATTCCGCCGCACGACAAGGCGATTGTCGAGCGCGTGATGAACACCGATGAAATCAAGCGAGTCGATTTCGCCCAGGCAGTAGCCGAGGGGAAAGTGATTCTCTGCACCACCGAGATCGACGATGCGTTTATCGGCAACGTCCTTTCGCAGCGCTCGCCCGGCCCTCGCGATCTGAAGATCATCTACAGCCCGCTGCATGGCGTGGGAGAATCGTGCGTCGCGCCGACACTCGCTGGCGATGGCTTTACGAACGTCACCATTTACGAACCTCATCGCGAGCCGAGCGGCGATTTTCCGAACGTACCGGGACACGTCAGCAATCCCGAGAATCCACAGGTTTTCGATGGTCCGATTGCTCTCGCCAAAACCACCGGTGCCGACCTGATTCTGGCGACCGATCCCGACTGTGATCGCATGGGATGTGCCGCGCCGCTGTCGAAAGATCCAGCAGGCGCATGGGGCACGTTTAACGGCAACCAACTTGGTGTGCTGCTGGCCGACTACGTCTGCGAGCAGCGGAAAAAAGGGGGGGGACTCACGAAAGAACATTTCCTCGTGACCACCCTTGTCACGACGCAAATGATCCGCCGCATCGGCGACAGTTACGGCGTAAAGACCTACAGCAACTTGCACGTCGGCTTCAAGTGGATCGCTCAGCAAATGGATGCCGGGGGGCCCGATAAATTCCTCTTCGGAACCGAAGAATCGCACGGCTTTCTGATCGGTCAGTACGTCCGCGACAAAGATGGTGCTGCGGCCTGCATGCTGATGGCTGAACTCGCTGCCAATGTCAAAGCGAGCGGCAAAACGATGCTCGAAAAACTCGAGTCGCTCTACTGGCAGCATGGCTACCACGGCGAGCGTTTGCTGAACGTCACCATGACCGGCTCGGCTGGCATGGATCGCATGAAAGCCCTGATGCAAAACTTCCGCACCAACCCGCCCACCGAACTCGGCGGTATCAAGGTGAAGCAGGTCCGCGACTATCAATCGCTCACCACGCTCACTGTCGGTGGCGGCACCGCTGCGCTCGATGCACCGAAGGCCGACATGGTGATTCTCGACCTCGCCGAGGAAGGGAACTACATCGCCGTTCGCCCCAGCGGGACCGAACCGAAGGTGAAGTTCTACATGTTCACCTACGTCCCCGCTGAACAGCTCCACAATCTCGACACAACTCGCGACGAAATGAGCGAGCGGATGCAAGCCTTCGAGCAAGACCTGAAGAACTATGCCGACAAAGCGTGA